The window GATGATGTCTTCCACCCACCAATTTAAAACCGGGTGCAGCGCCGAAAACATCGCGCGGTATAACAGATAAGATAAAAACGAACGGGTCAACGTATTGGGAAACGCCGTCTCGCCGATGGTCTGCTTACAACAAAACTCGCCGTCGCCGATGTCGAGGTTCCATGAACGCAGCGACCACAATACGCAGAACAAAACGGCGAAGCCGAAGCCCGCCATTATGCGGTATATCCAGGGGTTGGGCTGAGAATTTTTCATCTACTCTGTTGAATTATTTTAATGTGAGCCCGAGATCGCGTCGCTTCGCTCGCGATAACGCTCGTGCTCAAATGGCGCTCAGGCTTCGATAGAAACATCTCCCCCAAGATGGGGGAGACACAGAGAGGGTTGAAAGTCTTGCAATACGTTAATGCTTATCAAGCAACCCCCACCTTTAAATCCTCCCCCAAACTTGAGGGAAGGGAGCGGAATCAGTTACATTGCAATTCTCCCGCCGCCTGCGGGGCTTCACCTCTTAAAAAGAAGGACAATTTAGTTTACTGCTTTTTCGTATGTGTCATTGGGGTGTATTATGACAAAACCCCACCGCTTTTTGAGGGTGCGGAGGCGGAAAAAAAACTCTGGCGCCCCAGGCTGCATGGAATTTTGAAAAGCGGAACCAAATTGTGTAGTATGTTAAAAGTAGTTTAAAATACCTTTTTAGTTAACGGCGCCTTGCGATGAAACGTAGAGATAAGATATGCACCTAAACTCTCGAATGTTCTTTTCTCAGATTCAGTGGTTCGCTTTGACGGCGTTGGTCGTCTGGTTGGCTGCGTGCGCGGGCGAAAACACGGGACGCTTACAAGGCGTCGTCCAACTGCAAGGTCTGATTGACGCCGAAGGCGTAGAGATCGTCCTGCCGGGGACGCAGTTCCGCGCGGTGTCCGATAGCGACGGCGTGTTTCTCATCGCAGGCGTTCCGCCCGGTTCCTATACGCTTCTCGCCCGCAATGACGGCTTCGACGATCACCGCCAGGAAATCGAGATTCAGCCTGGGCGTTTGCTTCAAATTGAAACCTTTGAACTCGCTGTAATAAAAAAGCCCGCTGGTTCGATCAGCGGGTTTGTTCGCGCCGAAGGCCGGACGACGCACGAAAATATCGCCGTATTATTGGTCGGCAGCGCAATCAGCGCCTTTACTAATACGACAGGCTTCTTTCGCCTGACCGACGTGCCGCCGGGTGAATATCTGCTGATGGCCTTCAAAGAGGGCTGGGCGCCCAGTTCGCGTGAAAAAGTGGTGGTGCGCGATGGGCAGGATGAGCCAATCGAAGAAATTCTGCTGACTCAATCTCCGTTGATGGCCATGGCCCACCCACAAGCGCCCGTGTTAGGCGAGCGGGTGTTGCGCGGCGCAGTGTTTTTAGAAGGCAAACTAGAGCACGACGGTATCCGCGTCTATCTGAGTGAAGCGCCTGAACACGCCGCCATCACATCGGCGACCGGGGCGTTTGAGATAGCCGGGCTTGATGACCGCAGATACACGCTCATCTTTTCTTATCCAGGGTTTATCGACAAACAGTTGCCCAGCGTTCAGCCTGCGCTGCCTGGTTCAATTGGCGGGGTGGGTTACATCACCCTCGAAGCCGAGTTCAACCCCGAACGCATGGGAATCTTACAAGGACGCGTCTATCTAGAAGACCAAGACGTCCACGCGAATACCATGGTTCGGCTGATTGGCGTCTCTCAATCGGTCGTGACCGGCGAAGATGGTCGCTATATGTTCATCGCGATTCCCGAAGGCGAATACACGCTCTCGGCGGAACATCCCGGTTATGCAACCGCTGAGATGGAGAACATCCGGGTTGCGCCCGAGCAGATTTTGCAAGCGCCTGATATCACGCTTAGCGCGACGTTTGCTGCGCAATCAGAAGAAACCGGCGAGATCCGCGGTATTGGGCTGCTTCAGGGAGAATTCGACCACGGCGGGATTTCGGTCGCTGTGGAAGGGACCGGGTTTAGCTCGGTGACCAGTTTTGACGGCGAATATGTTTTGCCCGACGTTCCGTACGGCGCCTATACCCTCATCTTCTCCAAGGGCGGTTTTAAGAACATCTATTACGAGGGCGCGTCGGTTCTCGCGGGCCAGACGACTGTGTTGGAGCCGGTGGTTTTGTTCCCCGATGTTGACCCGCCTTTTGTGGTTGAAACCTTTCCCCGCACAGGGACGCGCCGCGTACCCGTCATTGACGCGGTTGACGCGTTGGTGCGTTTTAGCGAACGCATGGCGGGCGATACCGTCAAGCGTTCAGTACGAATTGACCCTCCAATTGATTTCGAGGCGTATTTCGACCGTGAGAGCGAATATTCCGATCTCGATGTGTTGCATTTGCGCCTCCCTCAGAATGCGCCCAATCCAGTGCAATTTAAAACGCGCTATGTCGTCACCATCATCCCCGAAGCGCGTACGCCCAAGGGCGTACCGATAGCGCAGCCCTATCAGTTTGATTTCACTACCGACGGGCCGTTGATTGTGCGTACCGTGCCTGAAACTGGCTCTAGAGGCATGTTTGTCTCGAGCAACACGCCGCTGATGATCTTTACCAACGCGCCGGTTGATCCAGTTACCTTTGAGCGGTCGCTGCGGGTCCGTCCCAAGCCTGACTCAGAGCCGCTGTTTGAGTATTACCCCTTCGGCGCCGGAACGCGGGTGCAGGTGAAATTGTTGATGCGGACGGATGCGCGCTACCGCGTCCAGATCGAAAACAGCCTACGCACCCAAGCGGGCGAGCGCTTTAGCAATACGCCCTATCTGTTTAATTTTTCTACGGTTGAGATCGGTTCCAGCCAGCGTCGCGGCGGGTACATCCAGCGGGTGCGATAGAGGGCGTCATGTAAGGATTGCATGTATCTGGCTCTTTTCCTATAATACGTGTTCGCGTGAGCGGCGCGGATTGCGCCGTTAAACCCCATTCCCACTATAGAAGGGTGTGTGATAGTTCGTGGTAGAAGTTGAAGTCCGTGAAGACGAGGACATTCAGACAGCGCTAAAGCGGTTCAAGCGGAAGTGTATCAAAGAAGCCATCCCGCAAGATATCCGCAAAAATGCGTACTATGAAAAACCCAGCGTCAAAAAGCGCAAGAAACACCTCAAAGCGGTCAAGCGTCAGAAGAAAAACCGCTTAAAGGCGCGTCACTAAGACGACAGTCAGCAAGACCCGGCTTTATTTATCATACGCAGCACCAATCTCACGCGATTGTGGAACCCAATGTTCCAACCCCATCGGGGAGGCCCTCCAGCCTCCCCGATTTTGTGTTTACGAGTGACCAATTTGACTCTCTTTTAAGGGCGGCGGCGCTTGAAGCGCGAGGGGGAATCATACTTACATCAACGGCTGTCCGCTTCGCGGTTTTGGCTTGTTACCTTGTCTGGCTGGTCCCCCAGGTGATTCAAAAATCAATATCCTCGAGGTAAACGCCCCCCTTGAAAAAAGGGGAGGGGTTTTTTATGCATTCAATTTCTATTTCAATTCAATTGTCGCCATCACGGGCAAGTGGTCAGAAGGGTAAAACCCACGGAACATTTCATCGACCACAACATGGTTGACGGGTTGCAAGGCCTGGCTGTTTTCTTTGAGAATAAAGATGTAATCAATCGGGCTGCCTTGCCCCACTTCTTTCCAATTGGTGAATGTTGCGTGCGGGCCAACGGGCGGTTTCCCCGTGTAATAGCGCGCATCATAAAACAGTTCGACCAGCGTCTTGTATGCGTTTGAATCTTCGCGGCTGTTGAAGTCGCCCGTTAAAATCGACGGAGCGCCGTCAGACAACTGGACGCCCATCCTGGCGATGAGTTTGGCGCTTTCATCACGGGCCTGGCGCCCACGGTGGTCAAAGTGAGTGTTAAACATCATGAAGGTTTTCTTTGACTTTTTGTCGGTAAACTTGCCCCAGGTGCAGATGCGGGTGAGCGAGGTGTCCCACGACATGCTGCCGGGAACATCCGGCGTCTCCGAAAGCCAAAACGTGCCGGAACCATTGAGCGTAAAGCGGTCTTTGCGATAGAAAATGCAGGTATATTCGCCTTTTGCCTTGCCGTCGTCGCGGCCTACGCCGAACCAGGCGTGATCGGGCAGACGTTCTGTTAGATCGTCGATCTGGGTTTTTAACGCTTCCTGCAGGCCGATGAGGTCGGCGCGGTTGATGATCGAAGCGACCTCGCCTTTGCGGTCGGGCCAGGGGTTGGGGTCGTCGCGGTTATCGTAGCGAATATTAAAGGTCATCACGTTGATTTCGTCTTGCGCGTAACCCGGCGTACAAACAAACAAAGCGATAGCGAGAGCAATGAGTAAAGATCGCATGTGAATTCTCCCAATAGAAAAAGATATTTCTGGCAAGACTATATCATGGATGTTAGGCGAGCGAGAGGAGAAAGCGTTGGGTTGCGCCCAAAAGAAAAAGCACAACAATCGGGCTGAAATCAATGCCCCCTTGCGCGAGAAACGGGAAGGCGTTGCGAGCGGCGTCTAACAGCGGGTCGCAAAACTGGCTGAGAAACCGCGCGATCGGATTGTAGGGGCTGACCTGCATCCAGGTCATGATAATCCGAACGATAATCATGATTTGATAAATCTGAATCAGGTTCGCCAAAAGAACGGACAGACCGGTCATAGAGCGTCTCCTCAATGAATTTTCTATTGACGCAAACGAATTGCTTTGGTCGAGCGTAACGCCGAATGTCTTATTTTTCAAAGGGTTGCGGGCAAACACCCAAATCGGGTCAAGTATCGCCTCTATAATTACTTGGTTGCTTATTTGACGGATTTGTGGTAAACATAGTAATAGAAACGTACTGGAATGAGCCTACGCGGCGTCTGTTTCTGTATGGTTCAAGATTCGTAGGACGCGCAGCGCATAGGCAAGGGGAGGATTCCCATGTGGAAGAAATTTGACCTCACCACGACAGAAGAACAAAACAGCGACGTCTCGATGCAGATCGTGAACGTGAAGGGGTATTTGGATTCCAGCACGTTTCAAGACCTGCAGGACCATTTACATAAACTGATCGACGATGGCAAAAGCCGCGTTGTGGTTGAATTCGGCGAACTGAATTACATCAGCAGCGCCGGGCTTGGCGTGTTAATGGGGATGCTGCAAGAAGCGCGTGAAAACGGCGGCGACCTGAAACTGGCCAATATGTCAACCAAAGTTAGAAATTTATTTGATATGTTAGGGTTTTCGCGTTTGATTCGTATTTATGAAGACGTAGACTCCGCCAAACAAGCGTTTGTAGACGACGCCAACGCTGGCGGCAAGGCCGAAACCACACCAATGGAAGACAACTACTGATTTGGCCGGGCCTCTCCGGCGTTGAGATTGACGCCAACCGTTGCGTTGGTTGGGAGGAGGTGGGAGAGATGTCGAACCGCTCCGGTGCACCGACCGACCTGGCTCTGGAAATTAACGCGAATTCGCGTTGGCTTCACCTTGTCCGTGAATTTGTCAATCTATTTGCTCAGAACCTTAATCTTTCCCAAGAAGACGCCTTGCAGCTCGAAATGTGCGTCGATGAAGCCTGCGCCAATTCCATCAACGCCGTCGAAAAAATGCACGCAGACCCGGAAAAATGCAAAGTGCGCATCGAAGTGCTCATCGCCAACGGCAGCATTCACATTACGGTGGTCGATTGCGGCGCCGACTTTAGCGACCCCTTCCACCGCGCCTTACCGATGACCGGCCTCACCGACCGCACCCGCAAGCGCGGCTATGGCCTGCAAATCATCAAAACGCTGATGGACGAAGTGCAATACGAACGCGACGCCAAGGCGTTTAACCGGCTCCA of the Candidatus Hinthialibacter antarcticus genome contains:
- a CDS encoding carboxypeptidase regulatory-like domain-containing protein codes for the protein MHLNSRMFFSQIQWFALTALVVWLAACAGENTGRLQGVVQLQGLIDAEGVEIVLPGTQFRAVSDSDGVFLIAGVPPGSYTLLARNDGFDDHRQEIEIQPGRLLQIETFELAVIKKPAGSISGFVRAEGRTTHENIAVLLVGSAISAFTNTTGFFRLTDVPPGEYLLMAFKEGWAPSSREKVVVRDGQDEPIEEILLTQSPLMAMAHPQAPVLGERVLRGAVFLEGKLEHDGIRVYLSEAPEHAAITSATGAFEIAGLDDRRYTLIFSYPGFIDKQLPSVQPALPGSIGGVGYITLEAEFNPERMGILQGRVYLEDQDVHANTMVRLIGVSQSVVTGEDGRYMFIAIPEGEYTLSAEHPGYATAEMENIRVAPEQILQAPDITLSATFAAQSEETGEIRGIGLLQGEFDHGGISVAVEGTGFSSVTSFDGEYVLPDVPYGAYTLIFSKGGFKNIYYEGASVLAGQTTVLEPVVLFPDVDPPFVVETFPRTGTRRVPVIDAVDALVRFSERMAGDTVKRSVRIDPPIDFEAYFDRESEYSDLDVLHLRLPQNAPNPVQFKTRYVVTIIPEARTPKGVPIAQPYQFDFTTDGPLIVRTVPETGSRGMFVSSNTPLMIFTNAPVDPVTFERSLRVRPKPDSEPLFEYYPFGAGTRVQVKLLMRTDARYRVQIENSLRTQAGERFSNTPYLFNFSTVEIGSSQRRGGYIQRVR
- the rpsU gene encoding 30S ribosomal protein S21, producing MVEVEVREDEDIQTALKRFKRKCIKEAIPQDIRKNAYYEKPSVKKRKKHLKAVKRQKKNRLKARH
- a CDS encoding endonuclease/exonuclease/phosphatase family protein; protein product: MRSLLIALAIALFVCTPGYAQDEINVMTFNIRYDNRDDPNPWPDRKGEVASIINRADLIGLQEALKTQIDDLTERLPDHAWFGVGRDDGKAKGEYTCIFYRKDRFTLNGSGTFWLSETPDVPGSMSWDTSLTRICTWGKFTDKKSKKTFMMFNTHFDHRGRQARDESAKLIARMGVQLSDGAPSILTGDFNSREDSNAYKTLVELFYDARYYTGKPPVGPHATFTNWKEVGQGSPIDYIFILKENSQALQPVNHVVVDEMFRGFYPSDHLPVMATIELK
- a CDS encoding YggT family protein, which translates into the protein MTGLSVLLANLIQIYQIMIIVRIIMTWMQVSPYNPIARFLSQFCDPLLDAARNAFPFLAQGGIDFSPIVVLFLLGATQRFLLSLA
- a CDS encoding STAS domain-containing protein is translated as MWKKFDLTTTEEQNSDVSMQIVNVKGYLDSSTFQDLQDHLHKLIDDGKSRVVVEFGELNYISSAGLGVLMGMLQEARENGGDLKLANMSTKVRNLFDMLGFSRLIRIYEDVDSAKQAFVDDANAGGKAETTPMEDNY
- a CDS encoding ATP-binding protein gives rise to the protein MSNRSGAPTDLALEINANSRWLHLVREFVNLFAQNLNLSQEDALQLEMCVDEACANSINAVEKMHADPEKCKVRIEVLIANGSIHITVVDCGADFSDPFHRALPMTGLTDRTRKRGYGLQIIKTLMDEVQYERDAKAFNRLHLIKFL